GGCTCTGCTTATTGTAAGCTGTAACAAAAAAGAAATTCAATATGAAGACCCCTTAATTACCAACAGGGATACAACAGTAGTTCCAGGTGATGATTTTTTTCATTATGCTAACGGGGGTTGGTTTAAAAAACATCCTATTCCAAATAGTGAAAACAGTAATGGTATTTTCAGAACCATTGCAGATACCATTAATAATCAAATAAAAAGCATTTGTGAAAAATCGGCTAAAAATACAGATGCCGTTAAAGGAAGTAATGAGCAAAAGATAGGTGATTTTTATGCTTCAGGAATGGATACTTTGTCTATTGAAAAAGCAGGATTAAAACCATTGGCTATGGAATTTGCAAAAATTCAAGCGATAAGCGATATTCCAACCTTAATGAATACTATAGGGCATCTACATACTATGGGAGTGGGTTCAGCCTTTTCTTTTGGAGTGGGTCAAGATGATAAAATAAGTTCCAAAAATGCTTTATTTTTCAGTCAAGGTGGATTAGGATTAGGGGAAAGAGATTATTATTTTAATACAGACCCAGAAACAGTAAAAATCAGAACAGAATACGTAAAGCATATTCAAGCGATTATGGAATTGACAGGAGATGACGCTGCTAAAGCCAAAAATGCTGCTACAACTATTATGAAATTGGAAACCGATTTGGCTAAGAATAGCAGAAAGCTAGAAGCACTTCGTGATCCTATTAAGAATTATAACAAAATGACTTTAGCCCAATTTAAAGCATCAACACCATCGATAGCATGGGAAAATGTACTACCACAATTAGGCATTACCAAAGCGGATACGGTTATTGTTGGTCAACCAGAATTCTACAAAGGATTGGATAAAATAGTCGCTACTTATGCTATTGAGGATTGGAAAACGTATTTGAAATGGGATTTGGTAAATACTTATGCTGCATACTTAAATAATGCTATTGAGAAGCAAAATTTTGCTTTTTATTCGACTGTCATGAATGGTGTGAAAGAGCAAAAACCAAGATGGAAAAGAATAGTAGAACAAACTGACGGTTCTTTGGGAGAATTAATTGGGCAAGTATATGTTAAAGATTATTTACCAGAAGGTTCTAAAGAAAAACTATTAGAAATAGGAAATAACATTCGAGATGTTTATGCTGAGCATATCAAGAAATTGGATTGGATGAGTGAGGAGACAAAGAAAAAAGCACTTTTCAAATTGAGTAAAATCGTTATGAAAGTTGGGTATCCTGATAAATGGAAAGATATGAGTAGTGTGGTTATTAATAGAAATACATATTGTAACAACGTCATGGCGGTCAATAAATGGGCCTATAATTATATGATAAACAAATATGGGAAACCAGTTGATAGAACCGAATGGGGAATGTTCCCGCAAACGTATAATGCTTATTATAATCCAAGTAACAACGAAATTTGTGTTCCTGCCTGTAATATTTTAGTGCCAGGTTTTGAAGGAAGAATGCCGGATGATGCTATTTTATATGGTATTATTGGTGGTTCTACATTTGGTCATGAAATAACACATGGCTTTGACGATCAAGGGAGTCAGTATGATGATAAAGGAAATTTGAGAGATTGGTGGACAAAAGAAGACAAAGAAAAGTTCACTCAAAAAACAAAAGCTATTGTAGCACAATTTAACAAGTTTGAACCGCTTAAGGGAAAGTTTATTAATGGCGATGCTACACAAGGAGAAAATATAGCGGATTTAGGAGGCGTTGTGATGGGTTATGAAGCTTTCAAAAAAACAGCGCAATTCAAAAACAAAGAAAAAATTAGCAACTTGACACCAGAGCAAAGATACTTTTTGTCTTACGGATATGCCTGGATGGTGCAAGCCAAAGATGAATCTGTAGCAAGACAAATTATGTCTGATGTTCACTCGCCAGCACAATTCAGAATTATCGGGCCTTTGATGAATATTGCAGAGTTCTATAAAGCATTCAATGTGAAACCAAACAACAAAATGTATTTGCCAGAAAAAGACAGAGTTGTCATTTGGTAAAGCTTAAACAAAAAATCCCTAACATACGATAGGGATTTTTTTTATTTCTTAGCAATAGCTTCTTCATATCTTTCGGAAACTTTCTTCCAATTGATGATTTTAAAGAAATTCTCAATATATCTTTTACGTTTGTATTGATAGTCTAAATAATAAGCGTGTTCCCATACATCAAGATTTAATAAAGGAGTACCTGAAACGATTTGTTTTGGCATTAAAGGATTGTCTTGATTGGGTGTACTAGTAACTTGTAATTTTCCAGTTTTGTCTAAAACTAACCATGCCCAACCTGAACCAAATTGTTTTTCAGCAGCATCAGCAAATTGAGTTTTAAAATTCTCAAAACTACCAAAGTCTTTTGTGATTACAGTGGCTAAAGTATCCTTAGGTTCTCCACCCGATTTTGGTCCCATTCCTTCCCAAAAAAATCCATGATTATAGTAACCGCCAGCATTATTTTTTAAATCGGCATTAGTGCCATCCGCTTTTTTTAAGATGTCTTCAATAGTCAAATCGGTCAATGTGGCATCCGCAGCAACTAATTTATTGAGATTGTTTGTGTAGGTTAAATAATGTTTAGAATAGTGAACTTCCATAGTAAGGATGTCAATACTTGGCGATAGCGCATTATATTCATAAGGTAGTTTGGTTAATGCAAATTGACCTTCCTCAGCAGTTACATCATCAGGTTGTCCGATGGTAACTTTTTCTTCGGCGGAAGGTAATGGAACTTCAACAACCTCTGTCAATTTCTTTCTTTTACATGCAGGTAAAAAGAAAATAAAGGAGCAACATAAAACAATTGAAAAAATCTTTTTCATAATTCTATTTGGTATTTTTCACAATAGCATGAATAGCTTCTATATATAATT
The window above is part of the Flavobacterium sp. N1994 genome. Proteins encoded here:
- a CDS encoding superoxide dismutase — translated: MKKIFSIVLCCSFIFFLPACKRKKLTEVVEVPLPSAEEKVTIGQPDDVTAEEGQFALTKLPYEYNALSPSIDILTMEVHYSKHYLTYTNNLNKLVAADATLTDLTIEDILKKADGTNADLKNNAGGYYNHGFFWEGMGPKSGGEPKDTLATVITKDFGSFENFKTQFADAAEKQFGSGWAWLVLDKTGKLQVTSTPNQDNPLMPKQIVSGTPLLNLDVWEHAYYLDYQYKRKRYIENFFKIINWKKVSERYEEAIAKK
- a CDS encoding M13 family metallopeptidase, whose product is MQFNTKLTLCLFSALLIVSCNKKEIQYEDPLITNRDTTVVPGDDFFHYANGGWFKKHPIPNSENSNGIFRTIADTINNQIKSICEKSAKNTDAVKGSNEQKIGDFYASGMDTLSIEKAGLKPLAMEFAKIQAISDIPTLMNTIGHLHTMGVGSAFSFGVGQDDKISSKNALFFSQGGLGLGERDYYFNTDPETVKIRTEYVKHIQAIMELTGDDAAKAKNAATTIMKLETDLAKNSRKLEALRDPIKNYNKMTLAQFKASTPSIAWENVLPQLGITKADTVIVGQPEFYKGLDKIVATYAIEDWKTYLKWDLVNTYAAYLNNAIEKQNFAFYSTVMNGVKEQKPRWKRIVEQTDGSLGELIGQVYVKDYLPEGSKEKLLEIGNNIRDVYAEHIKKLDWMSEETKKKALFKLSKIVMKVGYPDKWKDMSSVVINRNTYCNNVMAVNKWAYNYMINKYGKPVDRTEWGMFPQTYNAYYNPSNNEICVPACNILVPGFEGRMPDDAILYGIIGGSTFGHEITHGFDDQGSQYDDKGNLRDWWTKEDKEKFTQKTKAIVAQFNKFEPLKGKFINGDATQGENIADLGGVVMGYEAFKKTAQFKNKEKISNLTPEQRYFLSYGYAWMVQAKDESVARQIMSDVHSPAQFRIIGPLMNIAEFYKAFNVKPNNKMYLPEKDRVVIW